A genomic region of Procambarus clarkii isolate CNS0578487 chromosome 30, FALCON_Pclarkii_2.0, whole genome shotgun sequence contains the following coding sequences:
- the LOC138370009 gene encoding uncharacterized protein — MVTTDGEVVTTDGEVVTTVGEVVTTDGEVVTTVGEVVTTVGEMVTTDGEVVTTDGEVVTTVGEVVTTDGEVVTTVGEVVTTVGEMVTTDGEVVTTDGEVVTTVGEVVTTDGEVVTTVGEVVTTVGEVVTTDGEVVTTDGEVVTTVGEVVTTVGEMVTTDGEVVTTDGEVVTTVGEVVTTVGEVVTTVGEVVTTDGEVVATDGEVVTTDGEVVTTDGEVVTTDGEVVTTVGEVVTTVGEVVTTVGEVVTTDGEVVTTDGEVVTTDGEVVTTDGEVVTTDGEVVTTDGEVVTTDGEVVTTDGEVVTTVGEVVTTDGEVVTTDGEVVTTDGEVVTTVGEVVTTDGEMVTTDGEVVTTDGEVVTTVGEVVTTVGEVVTTVGEVVTTVGEVVTTVGEVVTTDGEVVTTVGEVVTTVGEVVTTDGEVVTTVGEVVTTVGEVVTTDGEVVTTVGEVVTTVGEVVTTVGEVVTTVEEVVTTDGEVVTTVGEVVTTVGEVVTTVGEVVTTVGEVVTTVGEVVTTDGEVVTELLKFL, encoded by the coding sequence ATGGTGACAACGGACGGAGAGGTGGTGACAACGGACGGAGAGGTGGTGACAACGGTCGGAGAGGTGGTGACAACGGACGGAGAGGTGGTGACAACGGTCGGAGAGGTGGTGACAACGGTCGGAGAGATGGTGACAACGGACGGAGAGGTGGTGACAACGGACGGAGAGGTGGTGACAACGGTCGGAGAGGTGGTGACAACGGACGGAGAGGTGGTGACAACGGTCGGAGAGGTGGTGACAACGGTCGGAGAGATGGTGACAACGGACGGAGAGGTGGTGACAACGGACGGAGAGGTGGTGACAACGGTCGGAGAGGTGGTGACAACGGACGGAGAGGTGGTGACAACGGTCGGAGAGGTGGTGACAACGGTCGGAGAGGTGGTGACAACGGACGGAGAGGTGGTGACAACGGACGGAGAGGTGGTGACAACGGTCGGAGAGGTGGTGACAACGGTCGGAGAGATGGTGACAACGGACGGAGAGGTGGTGACAACGGACGGAGAGGTGGTGACAACGGTCGGAGAGGTGGTGACAACGGTCGGTGAGGTGGTGACAACGGTCGGAGAGGTGGTGACAACGGACGGAGAGGTGGTGGCAACGGACGGAGAGGTGGTGACAACGGACGGAGAGGTGGTGACAACGGACGGAGAGGTGGTGACAACGGACGGAGAGGTGGTGACAACGGTCGGAGAGGTGGTGACAACGGTCGGAGAGGTGGTGACAACGGTCGGTGAGGTGGTGACAACGGACGGAGAGGTGGTGACAACGGACGGAGAGGTGGTGACAACGGACGGAGAGGTGGTGACAACGGACGGAGAGGTGGTGACAACGGACGGAGAGGTGGTGACAACGGACGGAGAGGTGGTGACAACGGACGGAGAGGTGGTGACAACGGACGGAGAGGTGGTGACAACGGTCGGAGAGGTGGTGACAACGGACGGAGAGGTGGTGACAACGGACGGAGAGGTGGTGACAACGGACGGAGAGGTGGTGACAACGGTCGGAGAGGTGGTGACAACGGACGGAGAGATGGTGACAACGGACGGAGAGGTGGTGACAACGGACGGAGAGGTGGTGACAACGGTCGGAGAGGTGGTGACAACGGTCGGAGAGGTGGTGACAACGGTCGGAGAGGTGGTGACAACGGTCGGAGAGGTGGTGACAACGGTCGGAGAGGTGGTGACAACGGACGGAGAGGTGGTGACAACGGTCGGAGAGGTGGTGACAACGGTCGGAGAGGTGGTGACAACGGACGGAGAGGTGGTGACAACGGTCGGAGAGGTGGTGACAACGGTCGGAGAGGTGGTGACAACGGACGGAGAGGTGGTGACAACGGTCGGAGAGGTGGTGACAACGGTCGGAGAGGTGGTGACAACGGTCGGAGAGGTGGTGACAACGGTCGAAGAGGTGGTGACAACGGACGGAGAGGTGGTGACAACGGTCGGAGAGGTGGTGACAACGGTCGGAGAGGTGGTGACAACGGTCGGAGAGGTGGTGACAACGGTCGGAGAGGTGGTGACAACGGTCGGAGAGGTGGTGACAACGGACGGAGAGGTGGtgaca